ATTCTATGAGTCCATGCAGATCGGGACCGCTCGCCCGACTGAATCCGAATTGAATGGTGTCAAGCACCATTTCCTTGGTCACTTGGAGATCGCCGAAACATGGAGCGCTGGATCTTTTGCGCGCGCCGCAGAACCCGTTCTTCAAGAGCTGATCGCTACGAACGGCGTAGCAATTATCGTAGGTGGATCAGGTCTCTACATCGATGCGTTGATCAAAGGTCTGGACCCTTTGCCGCTCGGCGATCACAAGATCCGAGAACAACTACAGGAACGCTACCGGACAGACGGATCAGAACCGCTGTTGAACGAGCTGAAAGAACGTGATCCAGCGACTTGGGAACGCATCGACAAGGCAAATCCGCACCGCGTAATACGGGCATTGGAAGTTTGCATTGCGAGCGGGAGGCCATTCAGTGAACAACGCACCACTCCTCAGGACAGAACGGATATTCGTATCGTGCGCATAGCCATGCATATGCCACGTGAGCAATTATACGAGCGG
This genomic window from Flavobacteriales bacterium contains:
- the miaA gene encoding tRNA (adenosine(37)-N6)-dimethylallyltransferase MiaA; translated protein: MTSDKGTLVIIGGPTASGKTKAAVQLAQRLGTEVISADSRQFYESMQIGTARPTESELNGVKHHFLGHLEIAETWSAGSFARAAEPVLQELIATNGVAIIVGGSGLYIDALIKGLDPLPLGDHKIREQLQERYRTDGSEPLLNELKERDPATWERIDKANPHRVIRALEVCIASGRPFSEQRTTPQDRTDIRIVRIAMHMPREQLYERIDQRVDAMIASGLLGEARALIPYKAHNALRTVGYRELFDHFAGNTTLDEAIALIKQHTRNYAKRQMTWLHRDTSWRFVSPSDPSELIQLVDGLIR